A single Desulfomonile tiedjei DNA region contains:
- a CDS encoding efflux RND transporter periplasmic adaptor subunit, with translation MKRSLHARRICEPRHMTWLLLLCVLSAVLTACGNSQQANKKERPPVPVQTAGVVAKDTPLFIEAIGNVIAYNTVDVKSRVTGELVKTFFKEGDFLTKGQQLFTIDQAPFQAKVKESEAKLKQSKVQFEHAKREFLRFKALYSEKAVSQELLENKEVDMNSKLHQVELNQAELESARLNLGYCSIESPLDGEAGERYIDNFNIVNANQDKLVTIKQIRPIKVKFSVPGKFLDRIRQYSSGDPLAVEALVLGSDKPETGTLTMIDNVINLKTGMITIEGTFPNPEAQLWPGQFVRIKLRLTVTQNAILVQHRAVLDGPQGRYVWLVQPDQTVTMQPVKIDRRSGDMEVVSEGLKAGETVVTDGQLLLSPGATIVTREQMEKMRGKAPSEKAPPSDKRTNRGKDSQGS, from the coding sequence ATGAAACGAAGTCTCCATGCCAGGCGAATTTGCGAACCCCGTCATATGACGTGGCTTCTGCTCCTTTGCGTGCTGTCCGCTGTTCTGACGGCATGCGGAAACTCGCAACAAGCAAACAAAAAGGAGCGCCCGCCGGTTCCGGTACAGACAGCCGGCGTGGTTGCGAAAGACACGCCGCTTTTTATAGAGGCCATCGGCAACGTTATTGCGTACAACACCGTGGACGTGAAATCACGGGTGACCGGGGAGCTTGTCAAAACCTTCTTCAAGGAAGGGGACTTTCTGACAAAAGGGCAGCAGCTTTTTACCATCGATCAGGCCCCGTTCCAGGCCAAGGTGAAGGAAAGCGAGGCCAAGCTGAAGCAATCGAAAGTCCAGTTCGAGCACGCAAAGAGGGAGTTCTTGCGGTTCAAAGCCCTTTATAGCGAGAAAGCGGTAAGCCAGGAATTACTGGAGAATAAAGAAGTTGATATGAATTCGAAGCTGCATCAGGTCGAGCTGAATCAAGCGGAACTGGAAAGCGCTAGGCTCAACCTGGGCTATTGTTCAATTGAATCCCCTCTGGACGGTGAAGCCGGCGAGCGATACATAGACAATTTCAATATCGTCAATGCCAATCAGGACAAACTGGTCACAATCAAGCAAATACGCCCGATAAAGGTAAAATTTTCCGTTCCGGGAAAGTTTCTCGATCGCATAAGACAATACAGTTCAGGTGACCCGCTGGCGGTAGAAGCGCTCGTTCTCGGTAGCGACAAGCCGGAGACCGGCACCCTAACCATGATTGACAATGTCATCAACCTGAAAACGGGTATGATCACAATTGAAGGCACATTTCCAAACCCGGAAGCGCAGTTGTGGCCGGGCCAGTTTGTAAGAATAAAATTGAGGCTGACTGTCACGCAAAACGCAATCCTGGTTCAGCACAGAGCAGTCCTGGACGGACCGCAAGGGCGCTACGTGTGGCTGGTGCAACCGGATCAGACCGTGACCATGCAACCGGTGAAAATCGACAGAAGAAGCGGAGACATGGAAGTTGTGTCCGAGGGCTTGAAGGCGGGCGAAACCGTCGTGACGGACGGACAGCTCCTGTTAAGCCCCGGAGCGACGATCGTCACCAGAGAACAAATGGAAAAGATGAGAGGCAAGGCGCCTTCCGAGAAGGCTCCCCCGTCGGATAAACGCACGAATCGAGGGAAGGATAGTCAAGGATCATGA
- a CDS encoding efflux RND transporter permease subunit codes for MNVAESSVRFPITVIVRVLLVIVFGYVCVTFLSVELKPDTEQPVLVVSTRFAGAAPEEVEGEITTRFEENISGVSNMLYTQSFSRHGESLIVIFYKTGTNLDLAASELQRNIDRVRDLPREVEKPQIVKASDRVSLPVYQFALTGETDLVTMSTWADKEIAPRLKTIPGVGDCQFDGYRNREMRVVFDAERLKARRLTVADIKRFIDRTNLNQSGSYFTHGTWEWTVRTVGELLTAESFRRVRISKPNEAVVYLSDVATVEDLYERPESLCRINGVPGIIFNVYNQVGANVIQTIDQVESQLRIFQREYGPLGARFQKIYDQSNYIRDAVQIVKESLIQAIILVLLVLFVFLKNWRSIFIVATSIPVSIIGTFIGMYLLGYSINVLSLAGLALCIGLIVDDAIVVLENIYRHLYQEKKTIVAACVDGTREVGMAVFMSTLTTAAVFVPVLMLKGEVGTLFGPVAFIVSCAIFLSLFDAFTVVPMLASRWMREEKEPVGFVKTIMSPLNWLDAIGRTASEWLLKTLQFFLKAAGRKVLLILAVLVLMAISYITLPGMGYLPTGGTNLLRIQVETYEGINLEEKSRLMEILEGRWKDIPGVRHVVSTPNRHMPRNQIFLVCDQEEDSGVPIQRIAQEAYSSSKDLPLKAVNPIRFPLFGNMYSRSNVVDLRIRGKSYEIIDGIVNQIMEIGQNTRGVIFRYTDLYLRKPQVEVRVNDERAAHFGFDVKDIADAVEAAIGGQRTTSQYDVEGRYFYIRVMGQEKDVSTVTDIGKIILTSPQDPRVQVPLTSLASVITTFGPLQINHYNSRRNARVQFTIQDRPLGEVFDEVVARVNASVAFPIGYSFVPFGAVNELRKLRDAIKFVLPLSVVVVYLLLVMQFQSFLRPLAILLSLPLSIIGANFIVTLTGTPFDSFTMLGYIMLVGLVVKNAIILITYAVQLIEEHGVQRDEALVLASRRRMRPIFMTAIAMILGMLPLALKKGAGAEIYNGLAMAVVGGLAFATLLTLIFIPVVYTVLDDIKTRFWKVRPIVFEDNQHK; via the coding sequence ATGAACGTAGCCGAATCGTCCGTGCGATTCCCGATTACAGTGATTGTCAGAGTATTGCTGGTCATTGTGTTCGGTTACGTTTGCGTCACATTTCTGAGTGTCGAACTCAAGCCGGATACGGAACAGCCTGTTCTCGTGGTCAGCACCAGATTCGCCGGCGCGGCGCCCGAAGAAGTTGAAGGAGAAATAACCACCCGCTTTGAAGAAAACATCAGCGGGGTCTCGAATATGCTCTATACGCAGAGCTTTTCGCGCCACGGTGAGTCTCTCATTGTCATTTTCTACAAGACCGGCACGAATCTGGACCTTGCGGCATCGGAACTTCAGCGGAATATCGACCGTGTCCGGGACCTGCCCAGAGAAGTTGAAAAGCCTCAGATCGTTAAAGCGAGCGACCGTGTCAGCCTTCCTGTTTATCAGTTCGCTCTAACAGGGGAAACTGACCTTGTGACCATGTCCACATGGGCCGACAAGGAGATAGCCCCACGATTAAAGACAATTCCGGGAGTCGGAGACTGCCAATTCGACGGGTATCGAAACCGCGAGATGAGAGTGGTCTTCGATGCGGAACGCCTCAAGGCCAGGCGCCTGACCGTCGCGGACATAAAGCGTTTCATCGATCGAACCAACCTTAACCAAAGCGGAAGCTATTTCACCCACGGAACATGGGAGTGGACAGTCCGTACCGTAGGTGAGCTTCTCACAGCCGAAAGCTTCCGCCGAGTGCGAATTTCAAAACCGAATGAAGCGGTGGTGTACCTGTCTGACGTGGCCACGGTCGAAGACCTGTACGAAAGGCCGGAATCGCTTTGTCGGATTAATGGAGTGCCGGGCATAATATTCAACGTTTACAATCAGGTCGGCGCGAACGTAATCCAAACAATCGACCAGGTTGAAAGCCAACTCAGAATTTTCCAACGCGAATACGGTCCATTAGGAGCCAGATTCCAAAAAATATACGATCAGAGCAATTACATCCGTGACGCGGTGCAAATTGTCAAAGAAAGCCTGATACAAGCCATAATACTGGTGCTCCTGGTATTGTTCGTGTTCCTCAAGAACTGGCGCAGCATTTTTATCGTTGCGACCTCCATACCGGTCTCCATCATCGGCACATTTATCGGCATGTACCTGCTCGGGTATTCCATAAACGTTCTCTCACTTGCAGGACTGGCCCTCTGCATAGGACTGATAGTAGACGATGCCATTGTGGTTCTCGAGAACATCTACCGACACCTTTACCAAGAGAAGAAAACCATAGTGGCTGCCTGTGTGGATGGGACCCGAGAAGTGGGAATGGCTGTTTTCATGTCCACACTGACTACGGCCGCCGTGTTCGTGCCGGTGTTGATGCTCAAGGGAGAAGTTGGAACGCTTTTCGGGCCGGTGGCATTCATAGTTTCGTGTGCGATATTCCTTTCGCTCTTTGATGCTTTCACGGTAGTGCCGATGCTCGCTTCCAGATGGATGAGGGAAGAAAAAGAGCCCGTCGGTTTCGTGAAGACCATCATGTCGCCCCTCAATTGGTTGGACGCAATAGGGCGAACAGCTTCCGAATGGCTCTTGAAAACCCTCCAGTTCTTCCTGAAAGCCGCGGGGCGCAAAGTTCTCCTCATTCTCGCAGTTCTTGTCCTGATGGCCATCTCGTACATCACCTTACCGGGCATGGGCTATCTACCCACCGGAGGAACCAACCTGCTGCGGATTCAGGTCGAAACCTACGAAGGCATCAACCTCGAAGAAAAAAGCCGCCTCATGGAAATCCTCGAAGGCCGATGGAAAGACATACCAGGAGTGCGCCACGTGGTTTCGACTCCAAATCGACACATGCCGCGCAATCAAATATTCCTGGTTTGCGATCAGGAAGAAGACAGTGGTGTGCCGATCCAACGGATCGCGCAGGAGGCCTATTCAAGTTCGAAGGACCTTCCTTTGAAAGCGGTCAATCCGATCCGATTCCCTTTGTTCGGCAACATGTACTCGCGATCAAACGTGGTGGACCTTCGGATCAGAGGGAAGAGCTACGAGATTATAGACGGCATCGTTAACCAGATCATGGAAATAGGCCAAAACACCAGAGGAGTCATTTTCAGGTACACGGATTTGTACCTCCGCAAGCCTCAGGTGGAGGTGCGGGTCAATGATGAGAGGGCCGCGCATTTCGGTTTTGATGTGAAGGACATAGCCGACGCGGTGGAGGCCGCGATTGGAGGCCAACGGACAACGTCTCAGTACGATGTGGAGGGACGCTATTTCTATATTCGGGTTATGGGTCAGGAGAAGGATGTTTCTACCGTGACCGACATTGGAAAGATAATCCTGACCTCACCTCAGGACCCGCGAGTCCAAGTTCCGTTGACCAGCCTCGCGTCGGTGATCACCACCTTTGGGCCGCTCCAGATCAATCACTATAATTCAAGGCGTAATGCCAGGGTCCAGTTCACCATACAGGATCGTCCTTTGGGGGAAGTCTTCGATGAGGTGGTTGCAAGGGTAAATGCATCGGTCGCGTTTCCCATAGGCTACAGCTTCGTTCCATTCGGCGCGGTAAACGAACTGCGCAAGCTCAGGGATGCGATTAAATTCGTCCTCCCCTTGTCGGTTGTGGTTGTCTACCTTTTGTTGGTAATGCAATTCCAGTCGTTCTTGCGGCCGTTGGCAATATTGTTGAGCCTTCCGCTTTCAATAATAGGGGCAAACTTCATCGTCACACTCACTGGTACACCGTTCGATTCGTTCACCATGCTGGGTTACATAATGTTGGTGGGGCTGGTGGTAAAAAATGCCATTATCTTGATAACGTACGCTGTGCAACTCATCGAGGAACACGGTGTGCAGCGAGACGAGGCGCTGGTGCTTGCTAGTCGGCGGAGAATGCGGCCCATATTCATGACCGCGATCGCAATGATCCTCGGTATGCTGCCTCTGGCTCTAAAAAAAGGTGCCGGAGCCGAGATTTACAATGGCCTTGCGATGGCTGTCGTGGGGGGCCTGGCATTTGCGACACTCCTTACACTGATATTCATCCCAGTGGTCTACACTGTTTTGGATGACATCAAGACCCGTTTCTGGAAGGTGCGCCCCATCGTTTTTGAGGACAATCAACACAAATGA
- a CDS encoding MFS transporter, with the protein MSMFYRVSTAVISPSLINDLGFTNAQLSDLAAVFFYAFALSQLPIGVALDRVGARITMAFLALAAVGGALLFATGSTPAHLVVARVFLGIGMSGNLMVVLALLATWFPVNRFAFLSGLVVAVGVLGDLLAATPLALLSLSIGWRASFLVFAAINAIVVGTLLFVMRDHPPGHSPAPSEKQSLFGGLAELAKMYSYWAISLGSFVRYGYFAALRALWAGPFLIYGLGLGEIAASNALLIMGVGYMVGLPLGGSLSDSVLRSRKQIVLGSLVASCFVTLSFVWLAPSTPLWYVLLVFFVLGVMSAPGQIMYAHIKELLPPSMVARAITAVNLFTVLGAGVMTQLLGLVIEAEPSRLSGPDDFRSLWYVGVAALVIVSILYSFVPDSRALKKKDA; encoded by the coding sequence GTGTCCATGTTTTACCGTGTTTCGACCGCGGTTATCAGCCCTTCTCTGATCAATGACCTGGGATTCACCAACGCGCAGTTAAGCGATCTTGCCGCTGTTTTCTTCTATGCGTTTGCCTTGAGCCAGTTGCCCATAGGGGTGGCCCTGGATCGCGTCGGCGCGAGGATCACCATGGCCTTCTTGGCCTTGGCCGCAGTTGGTGGCGCTCTGCTGTTCGCGACAGGGTCGACACCTGCACATTTGGTGGTTGCACGCGTATTCCTGGGCATCGGTATGAGCGGCAACCTTATGGTGGTCTTGGCCCTTCTGGCCACCTGGTTCCCGGTCAACCGTTTTGCGTTCCTCAGCGGGCTGGTCGTGGCCGTAGGGGTCCTCGGCGACCTCCTGGCTGCCACCCCGCTTGCTTTGTTGAGCCTTTCGATAGGTTGGAGGGCAAGTTTCCTGGTGTTTGCCGCGATAAATGCGATCGTGGTGGGAACGCTTCTTTTCGTGATGAGGGATCATCCCCCGGGGCACAGCCCCGCCCCATCCGAAAAGCAGTCCCTTTTCGGCGGGCTCGCGGAACTAGCGAAAATGTATAGCTACTGGGCTATCAGCCTAGGCAGCTTCGTTCGCTACGGGTATTTTGCCGCGCTTCGAGCCCTCTGGGCAGGGCCGTTCCTGATCTACGGCCTCGGTCTGGGGGAAATTGCAGCGAGTAATGCTCTGCTGATAATGGGAGTCGGGTACATGGTCGGCCTGCCGCTCGGCGGCTCGCTCAGCGACAGCGTCCTGCGGTCCCGCAAACAGATCGTGCTGGGGAGCCTGGTTGCTTCCTGTTTTGTCACGCTTTCATTTGTGTGGTTGGCGCCGTCCACTCCGCTGTGGTATGTGTTGTTGGTCTTTTTCGTGTTGGGGGTCATGTCAGCTCCCGGCCAAATCATGTACGCCCACATAAAGGAACTCTTGCCGCCCTCCATGGTCGCTCGGGCGATAACAGCGGTCAACCTGTTCACGGTGCTGGGCGCGGGCGTCATGACGCAGCTATTAGGCTTGGTGATAGAAGCGGAGCCGTCCCGTCTTTCAGGGCCGGATGATTTTCGGTCCCTCTGGTACGTGGGGGTAGCCGCGTTGGTGATTGTCAGTATCTTGTACAGCTTTGTGCCGGACAGCAGGGCCTTGAAGAAAAAAGACGCCTGA
- a CDS encoding ABC transporter substrate-binding protein produces MGTIGQCMRTRSNSAEMITRTIAITCATILVLAGKAWSAEPLRVGVLLSLSGVLEQEGKQVLGSIRHSHELRSIALGRPVELVIATAGSDPAQAACAMYRLIERDRVSAVIGDFMSSTTTAAARIAEQKRIPMIAPVGLVDCHHTDQGYFFAIGTCVREEAFAAADLCRRTFGSENALVVTDIAQELSIDLAEAFRRAFTGMGGRIVGSVRIRTGQGAFHDALSRIASTKADVIYAPVFGSECMLIAKQIRGLGLVVPIVSGPAVGLEAIMQAGSPEGLYAVSFKGPPAARTAMAPAYRANYRRQGYGNALATSGIASEAYFMLLDAVEKAGSAEPEAIRGALAELRSVNEKDRIAEALSAK; encoded by the coding sequence ATGGGTACAATTGGCCAGTGTATGCGTACACGTTCAAATAGTGCCGAGATGATCACCCGGACTATCGCGATCACCTGCGCCACAATCCTGGTGCTGGCGGGCAAAGCCTGGAGCGCCGAGCCCCTGCGGGTGGGCGTGCTCTTGAGTCTCAGCGGAGTCTTGGAGCAAGAGGGGAAACAAGTCCTCGGCAGTATCCGGCACAGTCACGAACTCCGAAGCATAGCCCTGGGCCGGCCCGTGGAGCTTGTCATTGCAACCGCCGGATCGGATCCGGCTCAAGCAGCTTGCGCCATGTACCGACTCATCGAGCGAGACCGCGTGTCAGCGGTGATCGGCGATTTCATGTCGAGCACAACCACGGCTGCGGCCCGTATCGCAGAACAGAAACGAATTCCGATGATTGCGCCTGTAGGCCTCGTCGATTGCCACCACACAGATCAGGGGTATTTCTTCGCCATCGGCACATGCGTTCGAGAAGAGGCGTTCGCCGCGGCAGATCTGTGCCGCCGCACCTTTGGTTCGGAAAATGCGCTTGTGGTGACGGACATCGCTCAGGAACTCAGCATTGATCTCGCTGAGGCCTTTAGACGTGCTTTCACAGGGATGGGAGGCCGGATTGTGGGAAGCGTCCGTATCAGGACGGGCCAAGGAGCGTTCCACGATGCGCTATCGCGGATCGCAAGTACAAAAGCTGACGTGATTTATGCCCCGGTGTTCGGGTCCGAGTGCATGCTAATCGCGAAACAGATTCGCGGTCTCGGACTGGTCGTTCCCATCGTCTCCGGTCCGGCTGTGGGGTTGGAAGCGATCATGCAAGCGGGCTCGCCTGAAGGGCTGTATGCAGTCTCTTTCAAGGGACCACCCGCAGCCAGAACTGCTATGGCCCCGGCTTATCGTGCGAACTACCGCCGGCAGGGGTACGGTAACGCACTTGCCACCTCCGGAATAGCCTCGGAAGCTTACTTCATGCTCCTGGACGCGGTGGAAAAGGCGGGTTCCGCTGAACCGGAAGCAATTCGCGGCGCTTTGGCCGAACTGCGGAGCGTCAACGAGAAAGACCGGATCGCTGAAGCACTCTCGGCCAAATAG
- a CDS encoding PLP-dependent aminotransferase family protein → MTIWHPDIHRKNEPKYLAIANSIDEDVHQGRLNPGDRLPPHRDLADLLGVTVGTVTRGYAEAARRGLVRGDVGRGSYIAVDVRTGDFLTLQEGAGPDFVDLSLAFPPYAQDPDLKAALEKMIRRAHLQEFLQYQPAAGMTRHREAGVKWVARAGVQVKADDVLICSGAQHALTVILCTLFKPGDRILTEELTYPGLKTLAKMLGLRLEPVEMDADGLIPEALEAACAKEGVKALYTIPNLQNPTAATLSEQRRQQIAEIVKRHDLWIIEDDCYGMTLEDVPRPLFAFAAERTFYIGSLSKTVAAGLRVAFLAAPARTVSHLSSAVTHTIWMSSPIPAEIAAMWIEDGTAESVLRAKREEARKRNAIAETQFAGLRYRSKPTGYFLWLELPDHWNASAFEHEALRHQIAVVGAEQFTVGHASAPAAIRVSLTAPRNREQLSRGLAKLRNILESPEAHEKPIL, encoded by the coding sequence ATGACAATCTGGCATCCCGACATACACCGCAAGAACGAGCCGAAATATCTCGCTATCGCCAACTCAATCGACGAGGACGTCCACCAAGGTCGTCTTAATCCGGGCGACCGACTCCCCCCCCACCGTGACCTGGCTGATTTGCTCGGTGTGACCGTGGGCACCGTGACCCGTGGATACGCCGAAGCCGCTCGGCGGGGACTTGTTCGGGGAGACGTGGGGCGAGGGAGTTACATTGCCGTTGATGTGCGAACAGGAGACTTCTTGACGCTTCAGGAAGGTGCGGGGCCAGATTTTGTCGATTTGAGCCTGGCCTTTCCGCCGTACGCGCAAGACCCGGACTTGAAAGCTGCCCTTGAAAAGATGATCCGTCGAGCCCACTTGCAAGAGTTCCTTCAATATCAGCCTGCTGCGGGGATGACTCGGCATCGGGAGGCCGGCGTAAAGTGGGTGGCTCGAGCGGGCGTGCAGGTAAAGGCCGATGACGTACTGATCTGTTCGGGCGCGCAGCACGCTCTCACCGTAATTCTCTGCACACTCTTCAAACCTGGAGACAGGATTCTTACGGAAGAGTTGACATATCCAGGCCTGAAGACCTTGGCCAAAATGTTGGGGCTACGCCTTGAGCCCGTAGAGATGGATGCAGACGGCCTGATCCCCGAAGCTTTGGAAGCAGCTTGCGCCAAGGAAGGCGTCAAAGCGCTATATACGATTCCCAATTTGCAGAATCCAACAGCGGCCACGCTCTCCGAACAGCGGCGACAACAAATCGCAGAGATAGTCAAGCGGCATGATCTTTGGATAATTGAGGACGATTGTTACGGCATGACGCTCGAAGACGTCCCTCGACCGCTTTTTGCATTCGCTGCGGAGCGCACTTTCTACATCGGCAGTCTGTCCAAGACAGTGGCGGCCGGCCTTCGAGTGGCTTTTCTGGCCGCGCCTGCACGGACGGTCAGCCATCTGTCGTCCGCTGTAACCCACACGATCTGGATGTCTTCGCCGATCCCGGCAGAGATTGCCGCCATGTGGATCGAGGACGGAACCGCCGAGAGTGTGCTGCGGGCAAAACGGGAAGAAGCGAGAAAAAGAAATGCTATAGCGGAAACACAGTTCGCGGGGCTGAGATACCGGAGCAAGCCGACGGGATACTTCCTGTGGCTCGAATTGCCTGACCATTGGAATGCGTCCGCTTTTGAGCACGAGGCTCTCCGCCATCAGATTGCCGTGGTCGGCGCGGAGCAGTTCACCGTGGGCCATGCTTCCGCTCCGGCGGCAATACGCGTTTCGCTGACCGCTCCACGCAACCGGGAGCAGCTCTCCCGCGGACTGGCTAAGCTGCGAAACATCCTCGAAAGCCCTGAGGCCCATGAAAAGCCCATCCTTTGA
- a CDS encoding efflux RND transporter permease subunit, with protein MTGTELFIRRPVMTTTIMIAMIFFGVIGYLNLPVSALPQVDFPTLSVRAALPGADPETMASSVATPLEKQFSSIEGLRTMNSTSSQGTTTINLQFELSRKIDAAAMDVQAAISKASGLLPPNMPSPPTFSKVNPAERPIYYMVMHSDAMPLYKVNEYAETFVSNSLSLVPGVAQVLNYSQQKFTVRVYINPDLLATKQIGINEVRNAIVAQNVNLPLGTLDGQYHTRTLKASGQLMDAKAYEPVIVSYVEGQPVRLDEVATVENSVYADKIYCYYNGKKCVALAVQRQPGSNTINIVDEIERLMPTIRASLPPTVQLEVVYDMSQSIRASVHDVKLTLILAIILVIAVVFVFLRNVAATFVASIAIPLSIVFTFAIMYMFGFSLDNLSLMALVLSVGFVVDDAIVVLENVVRHLEMGKKPFQAAVDGARQIVFTIVSMTSSLAIVFVPIMFMAGIYGRVLNEFAVTITVAIIISGVVALIASPMLSSRLLRPQTRLAESDPIFGAMLKFYKRTLGLAVHHRGATMLVSVFILAASIYLFMVLPKGFVPPEDMNYLIGFCVSGQGISPQAMEQKLLELEPLVKSNPNVRSVLNVAGYPQRNQGFTIAFLNDRPPRKVQAQKIMADLAPVVNSVPGLLAFYTVPPLIEVSTEMSASPYLFIMQSADTRTLFKNAQKLNYAMYGMPQLTGVNSNLYIDNPEAFINIYRDKASSLGVTAEEVEQALFSAYGDREISNIYGTTDTYKVVLEIDKKYQRYEDQLSSLYLKSNSGEMIRLDVLADVAPHVGPLTVNHYGQLPSVTISFNTAVGHSLGQATEALRALAGQMLPDSIMYKFGGTAEAFEATMKSLTVLLIVALLIIYMILACLYESFLHPLTIIAGLPSAAFGGLLTLWLFGMELNLYGFVGLFMLIGIVKKNAIMVVDFALEAEREGKTPLEAAVEGSLVRFRPIMMTTIAAIAGMTPIAIGYGAGGESRQPLGLAVVGGLLLSQVVTLYLTPVVYSYLAGFQEWLDKRGAKKREIMGIPDDSV; from the coding sequence ATGACCGGCACCGAATTATTCATCCGACGCCCGGTCATGACGACCACCATTATGATCGCCATGATTTTCTTCGGCGTCATCGGTTATCTCAACCTTCCTGTGTCGGCCCTGCCTCAGGTGGATTTTCCTACCCTTTCCGTAAGAGCGGCTTTGCCTGGAGCCGACCCCGAAACCATGGCGTCGAGCGTCGCCACCCCGCTGGAGAAGCAGTTCTCGTCGATAGAAGGCCTCCGAACCATGAATTCGACGAGCAGCCAGGGGACTACCACCATCAATCTTCAATTCGAGCTTTCCCGGAAAATCGACGCTGCTGCCATGGATGTGCAGGCGGCCATATCAAAGGCGAGCGGACTTCTTCCACCAAATATGCCTAGCCCGCCAACTTTCAGCAAGGTAAACCCGGCTGAGAGGCCGATTTACTACATGGTCATGCACTCGGACGCCATGCCGTTGTACAAAGTGAATGAATACGCCGAGACATTCGTCTCCAATTCGCTTTCCCTGGTTCCGGGGGTGGCTCAGGTCCTCAATTACAGCCAACAGAAATTCACGGTGCGGGTATACATAAATCCGGATCTACTAGCTACCAAGCAAATAGGTATCAATGAAGTAAGAAACGCCATCGTTGCCCAAAACGTTAACCTTCCTTTGGGCACCCTGGATGGGCAATACCACACAAGAACACTGAAGGCTTCCGGGCAATTGATGGATGCCAAAGCTTACGAGCCGGTAATTGTTTCGTATGTGGAAGGCCAGCCGGTCAGATTAGACGAAGTCGCTACCGTTGAGAACAGCGTTTATGCGGACAAGATCTACTGCTATTACAACGGGAAAAAATGTGTAGCTCTGGCAGTTCAGCGGCAACCCGGATCAAATACCATAAACATCGTGGATGAAATCGAAAGGCTTATGCCCACGATACGAGCCTCGCTTCCACCCACGGTCCAGCTCGAAGTCGTGTACGACATGTCCCAATCCATTCGCGCGTCCGTGCACGATGTGAAGCTCACTCTTATTTTGGCAATCATACTGGTGATTGCCGTGGTCTTCGTGTTCCTGCGTAATGTCGCCGCTACATTCGTTGCCAGCATAGCAATTCCGTTGTCCATAGTGTTCACCTTTGCAATCATGTACATGTTCGGGTTTTCGCTGGACAACCTTTCTCTTATGGCCCTCGTGCTCTCGGTGGGCTTTGTCGTAGACGATGCGATTGTAGTCCTTGAGAATGTCGTCAGGCACCTGGAGATGGGCAAGAAGCCTTTTCAGGCCGCTGTGGACGGCGCCAGGCAGATTGTCTTCACTATCGTCTCGATGACGTCAAGTCTGGCCATCGTGTTCGTGCCGATAATGTTCATGGCAGGGATCTACGGCCGGGTTCTGAACGAGTTTGCCGTAACCATAACCGTCGCGATTATCATTTCAGGCGTTGTGGCCCTGATAGCGAGCCCTATGCTGAGCAGCCGTTTGCTGCGGCCTCAGACCAGGCTGGCCGAATCCGATCCCATATTCGGGGCCATGCTGAAGTTTTACAAGCGGACGCTCGGCCTGGCCGTGCATCACCGCGGGGCCACGATGTTGGTCTCGGTGTTCATTTTGGCAGCCAGCATTTACTTGTTTATGGTGTTGCCCAAGGGGTTTGTGCCGCCTGAGGACATGAACTATCTAATCGGCTTTTGTGTGAGCGGGCAGGGCATTTCACCGCAGGCTATGGAGCAGAAACTGCTGGAACTGGAACCTCTGGTGAAGTCCAATCCCAATGTGAGGTCGGTTCTAAACGTAGCGGGTTACCCTCAGCGCAATCAGGGTTTTACCATTGCCTTCCTCAATGATCGGCCTCCTCGCAAAGTTCAGGCTCAAAAGATAATGGCTGACCTGGCGCCTGTGGTGAACTCCGTGCCCGGATTGCTGGCCTTTTACACGGTGCCGCCTCTTATAGAAGTCAGCACCGAGATGTCGGCCAGTCCTTACCTGTTCATCATGCAGTCCGCGGACACCAGGACACTATTCAAAAATGCTCAGAAACTCAACTACGCCATGTATGGAATGCCTCAGCTAACAGGAGTCAATTCAAACCTTTACATAGACAACCCGGAAGCGTTTATAAACATTTACAGGGACAAAGCCAGCTCACTGGGTGTTACAGCGGAAGAAGTGGAACAAGCATTGTTTTCGGCCTACGGCGACCGGGAAATTTCCAACATTTACGGAACAACGGATACATACAAAGTTGTCTTGGAGATAGACAAAAAGTACCAGCGCTACGAGGACCAGCTTTCGTCGCTGTACTTGAAAAGCAATAGTGGTGAGATGATCCGACTCGACGTGTTAGCTGATGTGGCGCCTCATGTGGGGCCGCTCACAGTCAATCATTATGGCCAGTTGCCGTCTGTGACCATTTCATTCAATACGGCTGTCGGGCACTCCCTCGGCCAGGCCACGGAAGCTCTGCGTGCTTTGGCAGGGCAGATGCTCCCGGATTCGATAATGTACAAGTTCGGCGGAACTGCCGAGGCTTTCGAGGCGACGATGAAAAGCCTGACCGTGCTGCTAATTGTTGCCCTTCTTATCATCTACATGATTTTGGCTTGCTTGTATGAGAGCTTTCTGCACCCCCTGACCATAATCGCGGGACTGCCTTCGGCAGCTTTCGGAGGTTTGCTGACTCTGTGGCTGTTCGGCATGGAGCTGAATCTATACGGCTTTGTCGGGCTTTTCATGCTGATCGGCATTGTAAAGAAGAACGCCATCATGGTCGTTGACTTTGCTCTGGAAGCGGAGCGTGAAGGCAAAACGCCCCTTGAAGCCGCGGTGGAAGGCTCTCTGGTGCGATTCCGTCCGATAATGATGACCACCATAGCGGCCATTGCCGGCATGACGCCCATTGCCATCGGGTACGGGGCCGGCGGGGAATCCAGACAGCCCTTGGGTCTGGCGGTGGTCGGCGGGCTGTTGCTCTCGCAGGTGGTCACGCTCTACCTGACACCGGTGGTTTATTCTTACCTGGCCGGCTTCCAGGAATGGCTGGACAAGCGCGGAGCCAAAAAACGCGAGATTATGGGCATCCCGGATGACAGCGTCTAA